The window CGACCGCACGACCGCCGACACGCTCACGATGACGACCATCCCGCCGCTCTCGGTCGCGCTCACGAAAGCGTCCAACGCGCTCGACGACTATCAGCGCGCGCAAGGCAAAGAATCGTTCGAGACCGAGCAGGACCGCTTCATGACGCTATCGTGGATCGGCGGCGTCCTGATCGTCCTTGGTCTCGCCTCGTGCGTGGGCTGCGCATTCAGCCTGCAGCGCGCGATTGCGCGTCCGCTCGCGCAGATCCTCGCGCACTTCAAGCGCATCGCCGAAGGCGACCTGACCGGCCGCATCGAGACGCGCTCGCAGGACGAGATGGGCGAGCTCGTGAAGGGCTTGCAGACGATGCAGCGCAGCCTGACCGACACGGTGCGCAAAGTCACGCACGGTTCCGAATCGATCGCGACGGCGACGCGCCAGATCGCGGCGGGCAACACCGACCTCTCGCAGCGCACGGAAGAACAAGCGGCCGCTCTCCAAGAAACCGCCGCCAGCATGGAACAGCTCACGGCGACCGTGAAGCAAAACGCCGACAACGCGCGCGAAGCGCAGTCGCTGGCCGACAACGCCCAGCAGATCGCGACGAAAGGCGGCGCGGTGGTCGGCGAAGTGATCGATACGATGAATGAAATCGACCGCAGCTCGAACAAGGTCGTCGACATCATCGGCGTGATCGAAAGCATCGCGTTCCAGACCAATATCCTTGCTCTCAACGCGGCCGTGGAAGCCGCGCGCGCGGGCGAGCAAGGCCGCGGCTTCGCGGTCGTCGCGGGCGAAGTCCGCACGCTGGCGCAACGCTCCGCGGTGGCCGCGAAAGAGATCAAGGAGCTGATCGGCGAATCGGCGCAACGCGTGGCGACGGGTTCGCGGCTCGTCAGCTCGGCCGGCGCGACGATGGAGGACATTCAGAGCGCGGTGCGCAACGTCACGGGCATCATGACCGAGATCGCCGCCGCCTCGAACGAGCAGAGCGACGGCATCGAGCAGGTCAACCGCGCCGTTTCGCAGATGGATGAGGTCTCGCAGCAGAACGCGGCGCTCGTCGAGCAAGCGGCGGCGGCGGCCGCCT is drawn from Trinickia violacea and contains these coding sequences:
- a CDS encoding methyl-accepting chemotaxis protein, which translates into the protein MFTRLSIKARLYSTLGLLGVLLIVTGLLGQIGMQATNRALKDAYSHQLASQIAIGKANLNLTIVRTTLDRVALHPESPEVPALIDKALNYLAVSDKAWQQYASLPRSADEEALYGAVASARQTFVQQAILPLVNAMKKGDRTTADTLTMTTIPPLSVALTKASNALDDYQRAQGKESFETEQDRFMTLSWIGGVLIVLGLASCVGCAFSLQRAIARPLAQILAHFKRIAEGDLTGRIETRSQDEMGELVKGLQTMQRSLTDTVRKVTHGSESIATATRQIAAGNTDLSQRTEEQAAALQETAASMEQLTATVKQNADNAREAQSLADNAQQIATKGGAVVGEVIDTMNEIDRSSNKVVDIIGVIESIAFQTNILALNAAVEAARAGEQGRGFAVVAGEVRTLAQRSAVAAKEIKELIGESAQRVATGSRLVSSAGATMEDIQSAVRNVTGIMTEIAAASNEQSDGIEQVNRAVSQMDEVSQQNAALVEQAAAAAASLEEQADGLRRAVSTFQVAQ